One Papio anubis isolate 15944 chromosome 18, Panubis1.0, whole genome shotgun sequence genomic window, GTTGCTCCTGTGACGTGACCTGCTACCTGACCACTCACAGCAACCACCCATTTTCTGAGCCTAGTTCTCCATCCTTCTAGTTGACTCCATGGATCCCCAGTATCCTTCCAATGAATTTGTTTTGCCTAATTTAGCTAGAATCCATTTCTGTTGCTTGCGTCCAAGGAACCCTGACTGATAGAGTTTGTTTTCAGGATTCAAAGGGAGGTGGGTATCATCGGGACCCCTGTCAGCAGATGTTCAGCCTCTCTGGGTCCCTGGAGGACTGAGATATACAGCAGTTCCCATGGAAAAGCAGGCATGTGGTTTGGTTTAATTGTCCTCATGGCTACTATTCAGGGTGGGTTTTTTAGTATTCTCATGATGCAGCTCCAGTTATATCACAAGCTCCGGCAGCCCTGTTAGTCTCTCAGAAGAGAGGATCTGAGTGGTTCAGTTTGCCTTCACCTTCCATATTGGGCAGTGTCGGGACAGCCACCTCCAGAAGAGTTAGCCTCCTGCTTGTCCAGCCCACCCATCAATGCTCTATCTGCTGTGGCCAAGATGTGAtcgtgtgaatgaatgaatgaatgaatgagtaaatgggtttggttttgtttgtttgtttgagacagagtctcactcttgccgcCCAgtctagagtacaatggtgcgatcccggctcactgcaacctccgcctcctgggttcaagcaattcttctgcctcagcctcctgagtagctgggattacagactcgcaccaccacgccctgctaatttttgtatttttagcagagactgagTTTcgcccatgttggccaggctggtctcaaactcctaaccacaggtgatccacccaccttggcctcccaaagtgctgggattacaggcgtgagccaccgcacccggactgtttttgtttttattaaggcCCATTGCTGTGACTTTATTTTAATGGGTTTTCAGACTCACTTTCTGTGGAGCTCTTTAGATGAGGCTGTGTCACTAGTCAACCATCTTTACTGTGGAGGCCTACTCACTATGATTTTGCTTTGTAGATCACAAGGATTCATTCAACTTGTCTTTGCTTCCATTACTTCATAGTATGTTGCTTGGTGTGAAAGTATATCTCTCCTTCTCTAGTACATTGTATTCAAACAggttgctgctgcttctccattgtcatttatcttttcattatctTATTCCTCTTAGCACAGTCAGCACATAACATATTATCTTCTACGCATAGGGATGGGAAAATGCAGGCAGGTAACAAGAAGAGACAAATCATCCTCCTATCGGTGGTAGGCACCCAGGCCTGACCTGCATGAAACTGCAGGTGTACCCAACCCTTTGTGTCTGCCGAGATAAGTCTGCCATGGACCACACGACACCCAACACCAGAGGCTTACATCAAAAAGGCCTCAACAGAAGCTGAAATAGAACATGAATTCACAGCCTTAGGCTGAACAGCTCTCACAGCAATTCTTGCCCATGATGCCAACATGGCTTCCTGAGCTGAAGTTATCACTTCAAATGTTCAAATGTATTAGTCTCTTCTGCTTTCTCATCCATCTCAAGACTTTTCTGAAGCCTTGCTCCCTCGGTCGCTGCCTTGTGTTTCCTCGACCATGGCTGTAATCTGGTGTCCTGTGACATTTCAGGACTATCTTGCTGTTGTTCAGGGTAAGCATGTCTATGGAGTCTCAGAtaaacttaaactttttttttttttttagatggagtcttgctctgtcgcccaagctggagtacagtggcatgatctcggctcactgcagcctctgccgggttcaagtgatcctcctgcgtcggcctcccgggtagctgggactccaggtgcacaccaccatgcctggctagttttttgtttcttgtttctttgtatttttagtagagatgggtttcaccatgttgactaggctggtctcgagctcctgacctcagcctcagcctcccaaagcactgggattacaggcattagccaccatgcctggcctcagataAACTTCTATTTTCTTGCCATTAGGAGTCAAACCTCATTGTTGACACCAGTTCCACCAAATTGTGTCTCCTGACACAACTTATTAAGGGGAGGCAAAATGGTCGGCAAGGGAAAGACTGGTATTTTGCATCTAGCTTTTGTGGAGCTGtgaattgtttatttgtttgaggtGGATGatgataagtttttaaaaaaattaagccaggcgcagtgactcacacctgtaattccagcactttgggaagcccaggcgggtggatcgcttgagtctgggagtttgagaccagcctgggaaacgtggtgagacccccatgtctaccaaataatctggctttttttcttttgagacagggtcttgctctgccaccctggatggagtgcagtggcacgatcgcagCTCCCTGTACCTTCGACcttctagactcaagtgatcgacccacctcagcctcctgaatagctggggctagaggtgcatgccaccgtgcccggctaatttattctttttttatttttgtagagacgttgttttgccatgttgcccaggctggtctcaaactcctgggctcaagcgatctgccctcctctgcctcacaaaatgttgtgattacaggcatgagccactgcgcccaggcaaGTGAATGTTTTTCTCCTACTCCCCTGGCCCGGCTAAATCACATTCTTCTCCCAAAGCATCCATACCTCTGTCTTAGCCTGTCTCACGCCCAGCCTATCCCAGAGTCAGCATGAAATGGGTCCTTCTCCTGGAGATAGAAATCTTTAGCCCCCATGTGGCTTTCTGTCCCAGCCCAGCAGCTGCATCTTGCAGTGGTAAATAATTGCTCCCTGAATTCAACAGAGACTTAAATAAGATCTCCAGCGAGGGAATTGagtcttatttatatattatcttaCCTTTCTGTGGGCAGTACAATGGTTTACATACTGAAGGGGGTCCCATAAGTGCTCATCAAATTACGTAGATAACATTTATGGATCGCCTACTGATTGTCAGACACCAAACCTGGCCCACACTTACTGAGGACTTGATATGCTCCAGGGACAGTGCTAGCCACATTCAACCTCACCACAACCCTATGGGGTAGGTCCTATTATTGTCCCCACGTTGCAGTTAAGAAATGTGAGGCACAGAGAGACGACGTAATTCTCCCAACTAATGGAGCTGTGGGTCtagccaggcagcctggctccagagctgACGCACTTCACTGCTTTACCAGGCTGTTTCATGATGGTGTGCTTGACACTGAAGCTTCTGGAAATTAAACAAGGCATTCCAATAAGAGCCACATCAAAAAAAATGCGAATGACTGTAAATTAATCTTTCCAACAGACATCCACAATAATCATGCCCCACCCAGCCCCAAGGAAGATGGGGCTCAGGACTGGGGGTGATGGATGGAACAGGATGCCACTTCACACATGACTTGGAAAAGAAGTCGTGAGTTGAATGATCATGTTTGTCGGACCTGGCAAAAACATTTTGTACCTATCCCTTGAGAGGTTTGGCAGCTGCAATTTCCCAAAACAGAGTTATGAAAGAGCGACGGCTGGGTGCATTTGTGACTCTGGCACCGGGGCTTCTGGACCAAAACTCAAACAGGGCGGTGCCCACATCACACTCCTGCCCATGCCTTATGAGGTCCCTGCCAGATTCTCTCCCCAGAGAATGGCACCTCAGACACCAGCCCAACCTCAGTGAGGTGGTGTTTCCCTAGCATGAGCCCTCAAGGAGGCTCAGATCTGCCCTCTGAGCTTGGTTTGGTCTCCATGAAGACACTTGCCACACTGCTTGGTGAGGCTTGCCAGCCTTTCCCTCCACAGCCAGCCAGTAGCTGGGCACCTCCAGGTTCCCTCAGCCACCAGGACAGGCAGCCACATGTTGGAGAGTTGCTCCAAATACCAGCTGGGATGGAAAATACCTCCTGGTCCTGAGACCAGAGAGGAACTGGCAGAGGCCATTTTATTTCACCAAATAATTCCGTGTGACTGCTTCAGTGGGTTGCAACCCTAGGTACttactaaaaagtaaaaggtAGGTTCCCTGGGCCTGCTTAGCCCTAAACAAATCAGAAATGGGACTgcaggggtgggggaagtggaATACCAGCTTGAGCACTTTTCCAGCCTCTCCAAGTGGTTCAGCTGTGCTGAGTGAGGCCGTCCTTCAGATTAATGAGGCATGtggcctctgccctcccctctccAAAGGGAACATGGGCTTCTCCCCTCGCACAATCACACACCCGCCTTCTGAGTGCCAGGCTCTTCCCCACTTCTGGACCTTTGCTGGAGCTGTGCCCTCTGCAGGAATGCAGCACTCAGATCCCAGTGGAAAGAGTTCTTCATTCAGGCTCACCCCAAGTGCATTCAGTCACAGCACCTTCTCCTTTACAAGATTCCTTATtctatcattctctctctccccagcaGTCCATAAGCTCCCTGTTCCCCTCACTACTGAGAACCCCATGCCTCACTGTGTATGCAGTAGGTGCACCATAGGTGGCCGGTGAGTATAGGCTGTGTCACAGCTACACAAAAAGGGTAGCTACTACCTGTTAGCTGTTGCTAGAGGGTGGTAGAATAAACCCCCTAGTTTACCACAGTTCACAAAGGAGAGCCAAGGCCAGGCAGGACTGCAGGAACCTTGCACACAGACCCCCACTGCCATGGTCCCCTGTCTGAAATGCCCCACAATCTGGGTTTCCTACAACCCAACTGGAACCACGTGCCATATACCCAACGACAAATGAGGCGCCCGGAGCCAGAATCGTCTAGATGAATTTATTGCCATTCAcatatttcatagaaaaaaagaTGTAGCAAACGGGTCAGGgatgtaccaaaaaaaaaaaaaatccaggtttaTACAGGTTGCTCTATTTACATCTGAGAGCAGGGCTGTCCTAGCATCAGGCACAGCAGCTGCACTTGTCCGATGTCCCTTTGCAGATGCAGCCCTGGGCACACTTGGCACAgcccacagggcagcaggagcagcagcctggggaagaaggggagagtgAGAGGTCAGAGCAGATTCAATCAGGCACCTCCCTGCCCCAACAGAGGCCTGGCTCaagccctgcctccagccccagaGGACCATCATTTCAGGATGGCATGGCTTTGTCAGGAGAGAACTGGTGGATCTTTGGGATAAGGGTTTTATATGAAAAAGCTGCCCAGCCCCACCTGAGTCCGGGACAGGACAGAAGACTGGACAGGTATGGGAACAAAAGGAGGCCAGTTCCTCAAAACCTATacttaaatgaagaaaatcttcataatcAGACAGGGGGCAAACCCTTGACACAGCAGTTCTGGGGAAGGCCAGGGAAGCTCTGGGCTGCCTCTGCAGGAAAGGGCTGGATCATCAGGTTCCAAATCACCCGGGGTCTCCAAGATCCAGGGCCTTAAGTGCTTCAGGACCCAGAAAGGTTAAGAAGGCTGCATCAGGAGGCAGGAGACCTAGATTCACATTCCAGCTTTGTTCCCAACACTACCTggtaacctctctgggccttggtttctaGTTTGGTAATAAGAGACTGGGATTCACCCATTTTTAAGGCACTTTGAGGTCTGATTCTGAATCAGGTATTGAGGAAGGGGTTTGGGGAAGCTGGTCATAGGCCTGCCCCTGCCTGCAGAACTCTGGGTTCCCTGCTCTAACTTGGCCCATCCCCCAGATTCCCAGGGAAGGCCCCGCACTCACTCTTCTTGCAGGAGGTGCATTTGCACTCTTTGCATTTGCAGGAGCTGGCACAGGCACAGGAACCATctgcaaggaagagaaaaaggcatTGAGCGGTGAGTGAGATGCGGAAGGTACAGCAGCTGGTCAATAACGCTTCAGTCCCGGCTCCTCTGTGCTGCAGGACCAGCCCTCAGAGCTCCTTTCCCGCTCGGAGGAGAGGGCGAGAACCCCATCTCCTCTCCCTTCATTCTGGGAAGGGCAAGTGTCCTCTTGCTTTTACCCCACAAGCAAGGTCCCAGGCTCCAGACACAGCCCAGGAACCCTAAGAAGCGGGGAGGCCAGAACCTTCTGTTCTGAACTCCGAAGAGGCAACAGCCCCCCGCGTTCCCATCCACTCTGGCTGCTCAGAGCCTGGTCAGGGCATTGGGGCTCAGCTAGCAGCGCCCTGACCAACTGGGTGACATGGAGCAGGACAACCTTGGGCCTCAGTACCTTCAACTCTGACTTAGAGGCGCAGGGAGGAGGGAAGTGGTCTCAGAGACGTGATCGGGAAGAAAGCACCTAACGAAATAAAGGAGCCCCTTCAGCTCAGAACTTAAAATGCGACTTCTTCAAACCCAGGAATAGTCTGTACTGTGGCTGGGAAACGCGCATCCCAAGGCGTGGAGCCAGGTGTCCCTTACCAGGCAAGCAGGAGCAGTTGGGGTCCATTTCGAGGCAAAGAGAAGCAGGAGTTCCCAATGAAGAGGCAAACACGCAGCGGGACAGACGAAAGGGGTGTGGAACCCAGGGACCGGCGGCTCCCTTTATAGCACGGGAAGCGGGCCGGGCGCAGAGGCCCCGTCCGGTCCTTGCACCCGCCCCCGCTGAGTCTGCACCGCCAGCAATCCTGGGCCGGGTGCACCACCCCGTGAGCCCAGAGCCGGGCGCACCGCCGGGCCCGAACTTTTGACCCAGCTTATTGTGAATCTGGCGGTACGTGGCGTCCCTGGCGTCCTGCCTGCCCTTCCCAATTTCCCTGGCATTGCCTGCTTCTCCCTTTCCTAGAAGTGCCAGGAAACTTGGAATCCCAGCCGTCTACACACCCCCAGCCCCCGCTCCACTGTGTGTAGCTTTGCATTTCCCAGAGCCCCTGGATCACGTCCCTGGATCGGCAGGAGAGGGGAGCATAGCGAGGGAGCAGTGTGCAAATGAGAGGCCGAGGATGTGACACTCGGATTTCCTGCCTTGCCGGTCCCTGTCCCCGTCCCCACCTCGGTCTGTTGGTCACGTTTCTCTTATGTTTAGGGACAGAACAGACTCAGGGCTCTGCCCCCGTGCTTCCATTCTCCACTCTTGAGAGGCTGAATGGGCATATTTGCCTGGGTCCTCCTTTGCATAAAACTCTCCAGGTCTCCCCACAGCCTAGCCGGGCACCCCACTACAGGATGACAGTGTGGAAAATGTGGGATGCCCCCAGAAAAGGGATCATTTTAGGTGATATGCGGGTTCTGGGTTAAATTTAAATGCAAGAAACATGGttatttttccttccatattCCTATTACTCTACATAACATTAATATGTGTTAGGCCCTGTTTAGTCACTTTGCATCTTTGAACCTTCACAGCAACCCTAAAGGGATATGCGTTCTATTTATGAACCCATATTCCTAATCTGAACAACGACAATACAAGGAGCTCGAGCCACCAGCCCAGGGTCAGAGGGCTGCGAAGTGGCACTGCTAGGTCTGAATCCGGTCAGCGTCCCCAGGGAGACAGGGCAATAATGAAGCTTCCCTTTGGCCTAGGTATATTTATCTCTCTACTCTTTGAAATCTTTAAACAAAACCAAGCATCAAGGTCAGTCCTGGAAGCAAAACAGAGATGCAGAGGGAATATGAATAAGCATAATTTGATGGCAACCTTCTACGTCTGGAAGTTAAACTAATTCTTTTTTCAGTAGTGGTAAGGAGTTTGCTTTTCATCTAAATATCTCTAAGCAAATAGgaatcatttgaaagaaaaagttaactCACATACTGGTGCAGGTGGTAGCAGAACTGGCAGGCATCCTTCTGTTTCTGTCATGGGGACAGGGACTGTCTTGCTCATGGCTTTATATTGCTGGTGTGAATCCCTATTTTGTGGGAAGAGTGCAGGACCCTGTCCGGACCACAGGTCAGTGCTCATGTGGCTGATGAGAAAGACAGAGGACACACAGGAACACCAGGCCTGGCTCTTCTGTCTGGAGTAAAAATGTCAACTATGCCATTATTTGAGATGTTTGGGCTGTCATAACCagataccttagactgggtagcttaaaacagcagaaatacatttttctcagttctggaggcatggaagtccaaggtcaaggcaccaGCATATTTGGAGTCTTATGAGGGCCCCGTTCCTCATGGATGTCTCTTTCTTGCTGGggacctcacatggtggaaagggtTAAACAAGCTCCCTCAGGCCTTTCttattaatcccattcataaaCACTAGGTCCTCTTATTTCAGTCACCTCCCAAATGCACCACCTCAATACCAACACACTGAAAATTAGATTTGCACATATGAATACTGGAGGCACACAAGCAGTTAGGCCATACCAACCgtgaataaaaataacaaaataatagttaatattataGATCATTTGCCATGTGCAAGGCACCATTCTAATATCTTTATACCTATTAAATCCTGTATTTCTACAAGTCAGACCCCATTACAGTCATATGCTGCTTAGTGatgggaatacattctgagaaatgcattgttaggtgatttcatggTTGTGCAAACAGTGTAAAGTGTATAATAACAAACCTAGATATTATGGCCTACCACAGACCTAGGCTATGTGATATGGCTTATTGCTCCTAAGCttcaaacctatacagcatgctACTCTGCTGAATACTGaaggcaattataacacagtggtatttgtgtatctagacATAGCTAAACATAGAAAGATACAGTATAATTACCTTATAACCTCTTAGGACCACCATCCTATATGTAGTGCATGTATAACTAAAACGTGCTTATACAGCACGTAATGTATTATTATATTCTGCCCCTTTTACAGTGCaggaaactgagccacagaggGGTTGTTTCACCCAGGTATACATGATAATACATCTGGGATTGGCACTCATACAGGCTGACCATAGGATAATTCCCTCAACCACAATCCTATGTCACCCTTCCATGTGACACATGAGAACACTAACTCTGTCACAGAGGCACAGGGGGAAGAGTGCTTAGCTGGCAATCAGAGCCTCTGCATAGCTGTAtgtcctctctgggcttcagttccCAGGCTATCAAGTCAGGGGCACAATTGGGCTAACTAACCATGGGCCCTTCCAGCTCTGGAATGTGAGGGGCTGGGCTTAGAATCCATGGACAACATGATCTTCCACTACGGCGAGGGCATGAGGACACCCACAGCATAGATTCATTCATGCCTTTACTTCtgaactgtgtgaccttgggaagatTGCTTAACTCCTCTAGAAGACAGTACAACTCCTCTAGAAGACAGCACCATCTCACCAAACCCTGCGCATTCACTGTGTCCCTGGTTTGTGTGAAGATCAAATGACTTGAAAGGTGGAAAAGGCTTGTTCTCTGAATGCTGGAGCAGTCTCTTATCCCAGAGAGCTGGTGCAGGAGGTCATCCACATGGCCTTGAGAGCAGAACAGCAAGACTCCAAACCCATCTCCAACTTCCAGTCCACTTAACACTTACAGGCAGATGGGCCTTTTCCAAGGAGCTTGATGGGAGCTAACAGGATTGTCTGTCTAGAAAGTCCACATGGAGAAATGATTATAATAACACTGTTCGGTAAGCCCTAGGCCACTAGTACCAGGCCACTGTCCCGTTTAATCCCTACATGGAAATATAATCTGCtgtatacagatgaggaaatggaggctcagagaggttaagcgacTTGTGCAGGCCACACAGCCCGTAGGGAGTGAAGTGGGCTGTGAACCCAGCTGTGTGACACCAAAGCCTGCACTTGGCCCAGGCTCCCTTCTGAAATTCCCTCTTCACAAGAGCACCTGCAGCTACATCTGGGGCTTGACTCCTGGAGCCACCTGTCTCATCTTCCTGTGATTGGACCTCAAATAACAATTCCCTGAGCAGATAGCCGGAGGACCAGCTGTGGTAGCAATGATCAGTCCTCATCCTTCTCAGTGCACACACCACACCTTCAAACTACAGAATATGCCATCACCCTGCAGAGGCCAGGTCAAATGCTTTTCACCTAGGAGGCCCCAGTTGCTATCTCTAGTCAGCTTGCCAGGACAATGCGGACCGCCGGCTCCCACCTCCTATTCCTGTGCTGGCCTGGGTGGCTCCAAGGGCTGGAATTTGAAGGGAGAgactgcagcctgaccagcaggAGAAACTTCCAAGATTCAGAGCCAGTCAGAACAAAGGAAGGCTCTCAGGGGTAGCAGAGAGTTCCATGAGTGACATGGGGCAGTTCAGGACCGGATAGTTCCTTCGGGCCATGTCAGGCCAGCACTGCTGAAGGCGTGTGATCCACGCACGAGGGTCAGTCTACACGCCATTCCCAGTGTGAAATACACACCCTAGGAGAAATATGCAatgtttgtacatttttatttttgttttttatatatttatttaaatatagtcatatattttgtttttcatatgtattattttattttcatatatttatatttattaataattttcctgttgaatataaaaaagtagattttgtttttatatttcatactaattcattttagttcattttcCCAAAGCTTAGGTCTGTTGCAGATGCCCATACCATTATATCTCTTACATgtatactgctttttttttttttttttttttgagatggagtttccctcttgtcacccaggcaggagtgcagtggcccttaATCTCAGCTCGTGCAACCACCTTtatggtttcaagtgattctcctgcttcagcctcccaaatagctgggattacaggcacctgacaccactcgtggctaatttttgtatttttagtagagatgggggggttcatcacattggccaggctggtcttgaacttctgacctcttgtgatctgcccatttcggcctcccaaagtgctgggatgacaggtgtgaacaCCAATGCCCGGCCTACATGTataatgcttttacattttttagctgAGACAGGTAATGTGATTTGCCTTAAGGCACTCAGTGTGTAAGGTGATAGGACATGCTACCAGCACCCAGGAGTCTGGAC contains:
- the LOC101021493 gene encoding metallothionein-1X, which gives rise to MDPNCSCLPDGSCACASSCKCKECKCTSCKKSCCSCCPVGCAKCAQGCICKGTSDKCSCCA